From the Planktothrix tepida PCC 9214 genome, one window contains:
- a CDS encoding glycosyltransferase family 39 protein, with translation MKITNNRWFHPVLLLFWVGLGILLRFINLGAKSASSIEISTLVFSLGHGLKIIPLDQIISADILLSPLRFEATTQPSDVVYHLFSESNHPPLYFLLNHFWMKWFSTEGEFVSLTVARSLSSILGVLSIPAIFSLSYFAFRSLIFAQITAALMAVSPYGIYLSQETRHYTITILWIIASLGYFVKAIRSLEGEKPLSIIQVIGWIMINGLGIASHYFFIVFLGAEGLVLGEFWLKNWQNKLGILRTAWLRIYGIILGTFISGLVWIPILKSIPNDQLTDWIETEFKGLGWIEPLFRLLAWLITQIFLLPVEGTPTIITVISALILLTVLVGVSPGIIQGIRFNLTSSNTQLETKIFGGILCGILVLFLILIYGLQKDVSLAARYQFVYFPVFILIVGSALGRIWKQPEIFNHSWVSLPPILQANSQKIVIVTLIMGCVGALTVGGNYGFQKSQQSDHLASYIINEAKTPVIIATSQRTHAETRALMGLGLEFQRQQAEKLPQFLLVKKTDTPSPVVATVLTQVQRPFEFWRVNLKDNTDFSQFRCQEDPRPHPDFKGYRYQRYYCR, from the coding sequence ATGAAAATTACTAATAACCGATGGTTTCATCCGGTTTTATTATTATTTTGGGTAGGACTGGGAATTTTATTGAGATTTATCAATTTAGGAGCTAAATCAGCATCGAGTATTGAAATTTCTACTTTAGTCTTTAGCTTGGGTCACGGACTGAAAATAATTCCTTTAGATCAAATAATTTCGGCGGATATTTTATTATCCCCTTTGCGGTTTGAAGCAACAACTCAACCGTCGGATGTGGTTTATCATTTGTTTAGTGAAAGTAATCACCCACCCTTATATTTTCTCTTGAATCATTTTTGGATGAAATGGTTTTCAACCGAGGGAGAATTTGTTTCTTTAACGGTAGCGCGATCGCTCAGTTCTATTTTAGGAGTTTTATCAATTCCGGCTATTTTTAGTTTAAGTTATTTTGCCTTCAGATCGTTGATTTTTGCTCAAATTACTGCTGCGTTAATGGCAGTTTCTCCTTATGGCATCTATTTATCGCAGGAAACCCGACATTATACTATAACTATACTCTGGATTATTGCATCTTTAGGCTATTTTGTCAAGGCGATCAGAAGTTTAGAGGGGGAAAAACCCTTATCTATTATTCAAGTAATCGGTTGGATTATGATTAATGGCTTAGGAATAGCCAGTCACTATTTTTTTATTGTGTTCTTGGGTGCAGAGGGGTTGGTTTTAGGGGAATTTTGGTTAAAGAATTGGCAAAATAAATTAGGCATTTTAAGAACAGCTTGGCTAAGAATTTATGGAATAATTTTAGGAACCTTTATCAGTGGGTTAGTTTGGATTCCCATTTTAAAAAGTATTCCCAATGATCAACTTACAGACTGGATTGAAACTGAATTTAAAGGCTTAGGATGGATAGAACCTTTATTTCGTTTACTCGCCTGGTTAATTACCCAGATCTTTTTATTACCCGTTGAAGGAACACCGACTATTATAACGGTAATTTCAGCCTTAATTTTATTAACAGTTTTAGTTGGGGTCAGTCCTGGAATTATTCAGGGAATTCGGTTCAATCTTACATCCTCTAATACTCAATTAGAAACTAAAATTTTTGGCGGTATTTTGTGTGGTATTCTGGTTTTGTTTTTGATTTTAATTTATGGGCTTCAAAAGGATGTCTCTCTGGCAGCCAGATATCAATTTGTTTACTTTCCTGTGTTTATTTTAATTGTAGGTTCTGCATTGGGTCGGATTTGGAAACAACCCGAAATCTTTAATCATTCTTGGGTTTCACTTCCGCCTATTTTGCAAGCTAATAGCCAAAAAATTGTGATTGTTACCTTAATTATGGGATGTGTTGGTGCATTAACCGTTGGGGGAAATTATGGGTTTCAAAAATCTCAACAATCCGATCATTTAGCTAGTTATATTATTAATGAAGCAAAAACACCTGTGATCATTGCCACCAGTCAACGAACCCATGCAGAAACTCGCGCTTTGATGGGATTAGGATTAGAATTCCAACGTCAGCAGGCTGAAAAATTACCCCAATTTCTGTTAGTCAAAAAAACAGATACTCCTTCGCCTGTGGTAGCAACCGTTTTAACTCAAGTTCAACGTCCCTTTGAATTTTGGAGGGTAAATTTAAAAGATAATACAGATTTTAGCCAATTTCGGTGTCAGGAAGATCCCCGCCCTCACCCTGATTTTAAGGGATATCGATATCAACGATATTATTGTCGATAG
- a CDS encoding redox protein has protein sequence MFELIPFHKFRDTPSVRFFDITIANSNARDLVFHEGPAISPNNTETGYWQFYLHPHQEDNLLAVSGGRTFYLVNFAWKDPYHIVRLDANRHILRIPPGTFHRSVSDPDGSLVLNQAVRAAEATIQSEFRIYNSFEIPRLLKVTSKFGPEPILHGFDQEERKAA, from the coding sequence ATGTTTGAATTAATCCCCTTTCATAAATTTCGTGATACCCCCAGTGTGCGTTTTTTTGATATTACAATTGCCAATTCAAACGCCCGTGATTTAGTCTTTCATGAAGGGCCAGCCATTAGCCCGAATAATACTGAAACCGGATATTGGCAATTTTATCTTCATCCTCATCAAGAAGATAATTTATTAGCGGTGAGTGGGGGACGTACTTTTTATTTAGTTAATTTTGCTTGGAAAGATCCCTATCATATTGTTAGATTAGATGCGAACCGTCACATTTTGAGAATTCCCCCCGGAACCTTCCATCGTTCTGTTTCTGACCCCGATGGTTCTTTAGTTTTAAACCAAGCTGTTAGAGCAGCAGAAGCAACAATTCAAAGCGAGTTTCGCATTTATAATAGTTTTGAAATTCCCCGTTTGCTGAAAGTTACTTCTAAATTCGGCCCCGAACCCATTTTACATGGCTTTGATCAGGAAGAACGAAAAGCAGCTTAA
- the recR gene encoding recombination mediator RecR, with translation MGGSPTVYTRPLARLIEQLQHLPGVGPKTAQRLALHLIKRPDEDVQALAQALLDAKQQVGFCQVCFHLSAEPVCEICRHPQRDPDTICVVSDSRDVIALEKTREYKGKYHVLGGVISPMDGIGPEQLTIQPLIRRVSQQQIKEVIIAISPSVEGETTTLYLGQLLRPFTKVTRIAFGLPMGGELEYADEITLARALEGRRELE, from the coding sequence ATTGGAGGCAGTCCAACGGTTTATACTCGTCCTTTAGCTCGATTAATTGAGCAATTGCAACATTTACCCGGTGTGGGGCCAAAAACAGCCCAACGGTTGGCGCTTCATCTGATTAAGCGTCCTGATGAAGATGTGCAAGCCTTAGCCCAGGCGTTATTGGATGCGAAACAGCAAGTGGGTTTCTGTCAGGTTTGTTTCCATCTCTCGGCTGAACCCGTTTGCGAGATTTGTCGCCATCCCCAACGTGACCCCGATACAATTTGTGTGGTGTCCGACTCCCGTGATGTGATTGCATTAGAAAAAACGCGGGAATATAAAGGGAAATATCATGTTTTGGGGGGTGTGATTTCTCCGATGGATGGTATTGGCCCTGAACAATTAACCATTCAACCGTTAATTCGTCGGGTAAGTCAACAACAAATTAAAGAAGTGATTATTGCGATTAGTCCGAGTGTTGAAGGAGAAACCACAACATTATATTTAGGTCAACTGTTAAGACCCTTTACGAAAGTCACCCGAATTGCCTTTGGTTTACCGATGGGGGGTGAGTTAGAATATGCCGATGAAATTACCTTAGCAAGAGCGTTAGAAGGGCGACGAGAGTTAGAATAA
- a CDS encoding serine hydrolase, which yields MRQVWRWAITVTGSMALIVGLGLTQALPSFGTASELYGARSLKELIVLRDRLIHELETPPKDQPEPNFFNSLFADPLEFEPNEILLQKLKTVEVQILVEERAEDSWKQAIRLATQAQKVANPNDPSPQQRKQVQDLWEKAINNLQEIPPYSLLARQTSNKIKEYKSSLSEITDELLDARAKILEQIRQESGLTRQAMLTVCTLKRDCVNLRGNEPPASPASLIKVPVAIALLHKTAEEKISLDQKVLVERGNFTEDASSIQARQSYSLKELMGVMIDHSSNIATNQLIDYLGSDYINKFLESQGYKFTKVNFKLMGDHIMPWRPGTGRNRLTSNELTEMMVQIYNYEHPSSQVLIDALNRQYDRVIGYAGLQGLPKTQWLGEKTGQNSRVIGTTVAAQINGEKYIITAIDNNTANVPQISTSVHKIAEYIVENGQL from the coding sequence ATGCGTCAAGTCTGGCGTTGGGCTATAACAGTAACAGGTAGTATGGCACTGATTGTGGGTCTGGGACTGACTCAAGCACTTCCTTCATTCGGAACCGCTTCAGAATTGTATGGAGCTCGTTCCTTAAAAGAATTAATTGTATTACGAGATCGCTTAATTCACGAGTTAGAAACCCCTCCTAAAGATCAACCTGAACCCAACTTTTTTAATTCTTTATTTGCTGACCCTCTGGAATTTGAACCGAATGAAATATTATTACAGAAATTAAAAACCGTTGAAGTTCAAATTTTAGTGGAAGAACGGGCTGAAGATAGTTGGAAACAAGCGATTCGTTTAGCAACCCAAGCTCAAAAAGTTGCTAATCCTAATGATCCTTCTCCCCAACAGCGAAAACAAGTACAAGATCTATGGGAAAAAGCAATTAATAATTTACAGGAAATTCCCCCCTATTCTTTATTAGCCCGCCAAACCTCTAATAAAATTAAAGAATACAAATCTAGCTTATCTGAAATTACCGATGAATTATTAGATGCACGGGCAAAAATATTAGAACAAATTCGTCAAGAAAGTGGGTTAACTCGTCAAGCAATGCTTACGGTTTGTACCTTAAAACGAGACTGTGTTAATTTACGGGGAAATGAACCCCCAGCGAGTCCCGCTAGTTTAATTAAAGTTCCCGTTGCCATCGCTCTTTTACATAAAACAGCCGAAGAAAAAATTAGTTTAGATCAAAAAGTTCTCGTAGAGAGAGGAAACTTTACCGAGGATGCTTCATCGATTCAAGCTCGTCAATCTTACTCTTTAAAAGAGTTAATGGGAGTGATGATTGATCACAGTAGTAATATTGCAACCAACCAATTAATTGATTATTTAGGTTCAGATTATATTAATAAATTTTTAGAATCCCAAGGCTATAAATTCACAAAAGTTAATTTTAAATTGATGGGAGATCATATTATGCCTTGGCGACCCGGAACAGGACGAAATCGATTAACCAGTAATGAACTAACAGAAATGATGGTACAGATTTATAATTATGAACATCCCTCTTCTCAAGTCTTAATTGATGCGTTAAATCGTCAATATGATCGGGTGATTGGTTATGCGGGTTTGCAAGGATTACCGAAAACTCAATGGTTAGGAGAAAAAACGGGTCAAAATTCTAGGGTTATTGGCACAACCGTTGCGGCTCAAATTAATGGGGAAAAATATATTATTACTGCAATTGATAATAACACAGCTAACGTTCCTCAAATTAGCACCTCAGTCCATAAAATAGCAGAATATATTGTGGAAAATGGGCAACTATAA
- a CDS encoding cytochrome P450, producing MVNTQLPNGPRTHPWLQTLQWMKDPLGFMDKYTQQYGDMFTVRIGPVFKPQVFISNPQAIQQILTTDPQQLDSGAEAGIQVPLAGPQSLLSLAGKPHQRQRKLLIPPFHGERRS from the coding sequence ATGGTCAATACTCAACTTCCTAATGGCCCCCGAACCCACCCCTGGCTACAAACCTTACAATGGATGAAAGATCCATTAGGTTTCATGGATAAATATACTCAACAATATGGGGATATGTTTACTGTTAGAATTGGCCCGGTATTTAAACCCCAAGTGTTTATTAGTAATCCCCAAGCGATTCAACAAATTTTAACCACTGACCCTCAACAATTAGATTCTGGCGCAGAAGCAGGTATTCAAGTTCCCTTAGCTGGCCCACAATCACTGTTATCTTTAGCGGGAAAACCCCACCAACGACAACGAAAATTATTAATTCCGCCGTTTCATGGAGAACGGAGAAGTTAG
- a CDS encoding 5-formyltetrahydrofolate cyclo-ligase: MLNQTKPELRRLLIKQRRSLSTEDWKEKSENLCQNLKQHSLFQQSKTILSYFSFRQEPDLSLLWSNTPKTWGFPRCFEQSLTWHCWQPGDTYEMNRYGILEPHINLPKLKPGEVDLILVPSVACDAQGYRLGYGGGFYDRMLSLPEWNSIPTVGIIFDSAYLPQLPIDSWDQPLNAVCTESNFFDLRV, encoded by the coding sequence ATGTTAAATCAAACCAAACCAGAATTAAGACGTTTACTGATTAAACAACGTCGTTCGCTGTCAACAGAAGACTGGAAAGAAAAAAGTGAAAACTTGTGCCAAAATTTAAAACAGCACTCACTTTTTCAACAATCCAAAACTATTTTATCTTATTTCAGTTTTCGTCAAGAACCCGATTTAAGTTTATTATGGAGTAACACCCCTAAAACCTGGGGATTTCCCCGTTGTTTTGAACAATCTTTAACGTGGCATTGTTGGCAACCCGGAGATACTTATGAGATGAATCGTTATGGTATTCTTGAACCTCATATTAACTTACCGAAACTCAAACCCGGTGAAGTTGACTTAATCTTAGTTCCATCCGTTGCTTGTGATGCTCAAGGATATCGGTTAGGATACGGAGGCGGATTTTATGACCGAATGTTGAGTTTACCCGAATGGAATTCTATTCCCACGGTTGGAATTATTTTTGATTCTGCTTATCTTCCTCAATTACCAATTGATTCTTGGGATCAACCGTTAAATGCAGTTTGTACAGAATCTAATTTTTTTGATTTAAGAGTTTAA